A DNA window from Vagococcus penaei contains the following coding sequences:
- a CDS encoding NAD(P)/FAD-dependent oxidoreductase produces MTQKIAVIGGGIVGSTAAFYLSKNQQDILLYDDSLGQATKAAAGIISPWLSQRRNKEWYHLAKSGAAFYQQLMTDLNLPDHTSIYQQTGTILYKKNQTLLDKLTHLAQTRVIEAPTIGEITQLSPDTIKELIPPIDSEQPALFISGGAKVDGQLLIKALQDSLQTIIRDRVTQIDYLNTGQWRIRTAYSENLVDKIILSVGAWLPELLTPLGYEVDIRPQKGQLIELQLSDDTTNWPVVMPVGEIDLIPFQNGRLVVGATHENDQGYDLTPDPNLLKHLQNSGAKWMPQTATLPIEKIRVGTRAYTSDFLPFFGEVTTLPNILVASGLGSSGLTTGPVIGKCLADWILENDTAFESYRYRPNDYIKKS; encoded by the coding sequence ATGACTCAAAAAATTGCCGTCATTGGTGGGGGTATTGTAGGATCAACTGCTGCTTTTTATTTATCCAAAAATCAACAGGATATTTTACTTTACGACGATAGTCTTGGTCAAGCAACGAAAGCGGCCGCTGGAATTATTTCACCTTGGCTTTCACAAAGGCGAAATAAGGAGTGGTACCACTTAGCAAAATCTGGGGCAGCCTTTTACCAACAACTAATGACTGATTTAAATTTACCTGACCACACGTCAATCTACCAACAAACTGGCACGATTTTATATAAAAAAAATCAAACATTGCTTGATAAACTGACCCATCTAGCGCAAACACGCGTTATAGAAGCACCTACAATTGGGGAAATCACGCAATTATCTCCGGATACGATTAAAGAATTGATACCCCCGATTGACAGTGAGCAACCAGCTTTATTTATTTCAGGTGGCGCAAAAGTAGATGGTCAGTTGTTAATTAAGGCCCTACAAGACTCATTACAAACTATTATCCGCGACCGTGTCACTCAAATTGATTATCTGAATACCGGACAATGGCGAATCCGAACAGCATATTCTGAGAATCTCGTTGACAAAATTATTCTCTCTGTTGGCGCTTGGCTACCTGAATTACTAACTCCACTAGGTTATGAAGTTGATATTCGACCTCAAAAAGGACAATTGATTGAATTACAATTGTCAGATGATACAACTAATTGGCCTGTTGTAATGCCTGTTGGAGAAATTGATTTAATTCCATTTCAAAATGGCCGCTTAGTTGTCGGGGCTACTCATGAAAATGATCAAGGCTATGATTTAACACCTGACCCAAACCTATTAAAACACTTGCAAAATTCAGGTGCAAAATGGATGCCACAGACAGCAACGCTACCTATAGAAAAAATTCGAGTAGGTACCCGTGCCTATACATCTGATTTTTTACCATTTTTTGGTGAAGTAACAACACTTCCAAATATTTTAGTTGCTTCTGGATTGGGTTCGTCAGGTCTGACAACGGGACCAGTCATTGGTAAATGCCTAGCAGACTGGATACTAGAAAACGATACGGCCTTTGAGTCGTACCGTTATCGTCCGAATGACTATATTAAAAAGTCATAA
- a CDS encoding SPJ_0845 family protein yields MGLTYRKKDSLEKLFEEFAIDPDAKKDTKKTDLSKNELDKQKITDITTLYCKCGV; encoded by the coding sequence ATGGGATTGACTTACCGTAAAAAAGATAGCTTAGAAAAATTATTTGAAGAATTTGCTATTGATCCAGATGCTAAAAAGGATACTAAAAAAACAGACCTGTCGAAAAATGAATTAGACAAGCAAAAAATCACCGACATCACAACGTTATACTGTAAATGTGGAGTCTAG
- the yihA gene encoding ribosome biogenesis GTP-binding protein YihA/YsxC, translating to MKVHNAEIVISAVQPEQYPKTPLPEIALAGRSNVGKSSFINTLIDRKGLARTSSKPGKTQTLNFYLIENALHFVDVPGYGYAKVSKTERAKWGQMIETYLTQREQLKAVISLIDMRHDPSVDDIQMYEFLKYYNIPVIVVATKADKISRGKWNKHESAIKKKLEFDPADDFVVFSSETGMGKEAAWAAIEQYL from the coding sequence ATGAAAGTACATAATGCAGAAATCGTGATTAGCGCGGTGCAACCAGAACAATATCCTAAAACACCGTTACCAGAAATTGCTCTAGCAGGGCGTTCTAACGTTGGTAAATCATCATTTATAAATACTCTAATTGACCGTAAAGGGCTGGCACGTACGTCCAGTAAACCAGGAAAGACACAAACACTAAATTTTTATTTAATTGAAAATGCCTTACATTTTGTGGACGTGCCAGGGTATGGCTATGCAAAAGTTTCAAAAACTGAGCGTGCGAAATGGGGTCAGATGATTGAAACTTATCTAACACAACGCGAACAATTAAAAGCCGTAATCTCACTAATTGATATGCGTCATGATCCAAGTGTAGATGATATTCAAATGTATGAGTTTCTAAAATATTACAATATTCCAGTAATTGTTGTGGCAACAAAAGCAGATAAAATTTCACGTGGAAAATGGAATAAACATGAGTCAGCAATCAAGAAAAAATTGGAATTTGATCCAGCCGATGATTTTGTCGTTTTTTCTTCAGAAACTGGTATGGGCAAAGAGGCTGCTTGGGCAGCAATTGAGCAATATCTATAA
- a CDS encoding sensor histidine kinase: MKNKQKIFKPSLIVLFVATLFIVGGIYTTYFFKAEVINQQQEKLETEIDVLVPFVNQSGKLIIPTREFNQSIPDNERLTILDVTGTIIYDSSQQLNAKGSRDKRPEIQIILENQKEIGVAIRESQTIGEKYLYVAKGIYHENQLIGIMRLSEKYTGISSHLKQFQWNLFGVFLLIGLAVLVMYLYIIKQTKKPLQFILPILKNAIRHPQQKQAVVSAPEEWEELYQTVYELMDETTMLYYKQLQNETKLHFLFENVTIGIFILNQSLDVVLANRVTEQLFNQSFSVMPFDQWFQHQQLSNLIKEAKETQQPTQGDIKLTGPKVRYLNVRIQLLESDTDEIEYVGIIYDITDIRQIERLHEDFISNISHELKTPTTSIMGFAETLLNGAKDDPEVTTDFLTIIEAESQRLLNLIQNIMMLLKTEKDIYLLDSVSTSPKIVIEEELERYQYKLAEKAIKVTFDSAVTQKYLLPGNAFQLIVKNLLENAIEYSNPQGQIFIYLVEQEQQFIFTVEDTGVGISEKDMARIFERFYRVSQSRQRNTGGSGLGLSIVEHYVSILGGTVKLTSELGEGTTVIVKIPIESKE, translated from the coding sequence ATGAAAAATAAACAAAAGATTTTTAAACCGAGCTTGATTGTTTTATTTGTTGCAACACTATTTATTGTGGGTGGTATTTATACCACCTATTTTTTTAAAGCAGAAGTGATTAATCAGCAGCAAGAAAAATTAGAGACTGAAATTGATGTGTTAGTTCCATTTGTCAATCAATCAGGGAAATTGATTATTCCTACAAGAGAATTTAACCAAAGTATTCCTGATAATGAGCGCTTAACGATTCTAGATGTAACAGGAACAATTATTTATGATTCGTCCCAACAATTAAATGCTAAAGGGTCACGAGATAAGCGGCCTGAAATTCAGATAATATTAGAAAATCAAAAGGAGATTGGGGTGGCAATTCGAGAAAGCCAAACGATTGGTGAAAAATATCTTTACGTGGCTAAAGGGATTTATCATGAGAATCAATTGATTGGCATCATGCGTTTGTCTGAAAAATATACTGGCATCTCTAGTCATTTAAAACAATTTCAATGGAATCTTTTTGGAGTCTTTTTATTGATAGGATTGGCAGTTTTAGTGATGTATCTTTATATTATCAAGCAAACGAAAAAACCGTTACAATTTATTTTACCTATTTTAAAAAATGCGATTCGGCATCCCCAACAAAAACAAGCAGTTGTAAGTGCACCTGAAGAATGGGAAGAATTATATCAAACAGTCTATGAATTAATGGATGAGACAACTATGTTATATTATAAGCAACTTCAAAATGAAACCAAACTGCATTTTTTATTTGAAAATGTGACAATTGGTATTTTTATTTTAAATCAATCACTTGATGTTGTATTAGCGAATCGTGTGACTGAGCAACTATTTAATCAATCATTTAGTGTAATGCCATTTGATCAATGGTTTCAGCATCAGCAATTGTCTAATTTGATTAAGGAGGCCAAAGAAACTCAGCAACCTACTCAAGGGGATATCAAGTTAACTGGGCCTAAGGTGCGGTATTTAAATGTTAGAATTCAATTGTTAGAGTCTGATACTGATGAAATTGAATATGTCGGAATTATTTATGATATTACTGATATTCGCCAAATTGAACGCTTGCACGAAGATTTTATTAGCAATATTTCACATGAGTTAAAAACGCCAACGACATCTATTATGGGGTTTGCTGAAACCTTATTGAATGGTGCAAAAGATGATCCTGAAGTAACCACTGATTTTCTAACAATTATTGAAGCGGAAAGTCAGCGTTTATTAAATTTGATTCAAAATATTATGATGCTGTTAAAAACAGAAAAAGATATTTATTTATTAGATTCAGTTTCGACTAGTCCTAAAATAGTGATTGAAGAAGAATTAGAACGTTATCAGTATAAATTAGCTGAAAAAGCAATAAAGGTTACATTTGATAGTGCTGTAACGCAGAAATATTTATTACCTGGGAATGCTTTTCAGTTAATTGTTAAAAATTTATTGGAAAATGCAATAGAATATTCTAATCCACAAGGTCAAATTTTTATTTATCTAGTTGAGCAAGAGCAACAATTTATTTTTACTGTTGAAGATACTGGTGTTGGTATTTCTGAAAAAGATATGGCACGTATTTTTGAACGCTTTTACCGAGTGAGCCAATCACGGCAACGTAATACTGGGGGATCTGGTCTAGGATTATCAATTGTTGAGCACTATGTCTCAATTTTAGGTGGTACCGTTAAATTAACTAGTGAACTTGGTGAAGGAACAACGGTAATTGTTAAAATACCAATAGAAAGCAAAGAGTGA